In Candidatus Contubernalis alkalaceticus, the genomic window AAAGTAAAAAAGCACAGGAACTTTCGGTACAAAAAAAACAGAGGCATATTCCAACAATAGAATATGCTCCTGCTATTATCACCAAAAAAAGACAGGGCAAACTTTATCATCCATTACTGACTGACATATTAAACCATTTGCAGCAGTGAAAAATAAGCTGTTTCTATTTGGGTTTACCCATAACCCTCCAATTTTTTTCTACAGCTAATTTATACAGCTCTCTTTCTGGATTCACCGCTACCGGGTTTCCTACCATTTCCAAAATACTTATATCCGAATAACTGTCTGCAAAAGCAAAGCTCTCCTGAAAATTAATTTCTTCAGAAGGAAGTATTTTAAGTAATGCTGCAGCTTTATTCTCTCCACTGATATAAGTAATATCTTCCTCAGCTTTCAATATCCCCTCATTTAATGAAAACTCCGTCCCAATAACCAGATCAAATCCCAGGTCTTCTCCCAAAAAATTTACCAATGGTTTACAGGCTCCGGAAACGACTACCAATATGTAACCAGAAGCTTTTAAGGTTTCCGCCTCCTTTACAACCTCTGGATTTAGATCTTTCTTCATAAGCTGATAAGCATTACGAAAGAAGTCATTTATCTCTTCCTCGTTAAAACCTCTAAAGCTTTTCATAAAAGTAAAAAGTGCTCTTTCCTTAATTATTTCCCCTGAAATAATTTTGAGTTTATAGATCACATACAGGAGGACCAGCGTAGTCATTACACGATAATAGGTGAACCTGGAGTTGCTTTTTAATTGTTTACATAAAAAAGGTAAAGTATCAAAGGGATAAAGGGTTCCGTCAAAATCAAATACAGCAATTTTCATAAAACGCCTCCTCTAAAACCTCTCCATGAAATTTTTGTGTTACGTTACACGTAATTATTACTTTGAAATCTTATCCAAAATTTCAATGATTTCTTCTATTTTCTCATTTTCATTTCCGGATTGAAAGGCCTCCTTCACACAATTGCTCATATGAGCATGAATGATTTCTTTATTGGTCTTTCTGAGGATAGACTCTGCAGCCATAATTTGATTAGATATGTCGATACAATATCGGTCATCCTCAACCATCTTCAATATGCCCTCAATTTGACCTTTGGCCGTTTTAAGAAGACGAGTTATTTTTTGTTTATCAGCTCTCATAATGCCTCCTGTACATAATCCTTATTTTACGACAACTCAACAACTGTATAGCCGGCATCAGTTACCGTGCTTTTCAGTAAATCATCAGACACTTCCTTTGATAATGTTATAATGGCCTGGTTTTTGTCAAGATTCACCACAGCTTCTACTCCCTCCAGAGCATTAAGTACCTTTTCAACTCTACCAGAACAATGGGAGCAGCTCATACCTTCAATAATCATAATCCTCTTTGTCACACTATCAACTCCTTTATTTTTATTTTTTATATCGTTGGGAACAACATGAAAACCAACACTGTCTCCCCTTTTTTGCGTAAAGTGGGGTTTAAACATCTTTAATCTTAATGCATTAGTTACAACACATACTGAACTTAAGCTCATAGCTGCAGCTCCAAACATGGGGCTCAGTTTCCAGCCAAACAGGGGATAGAATACACCGGCTGCCAACGGAATCCCCAGGCTGTTATAAAATAATGCCCAGAACAGGTTTTGTTTAATAGTTCGTATGACGGACTTGCTTAGTTGTATCGCAGCAACGGCATCCAGGAGATCACTTTTTACCAATACAATATCAGCAGATTCAATGGCCACATCTGTTCCTGCTCCGATAGCAATACCCACATCGGCTCTTGCTAATGCCGGTGCATCATTGATTCCATCCCCCACCATGGCTGCTATTTTACCGGCACTGCGGATATTTTGTATTTCCCGCTCTTTATCCTGAGGCATTACCTCAGATATTGCACGGGTAATACCAAGCTCCTTTCTAATAGCTTCAGCTGTTTTTTGGTTATCCCCTGTAAGCATTACTACATCAATCCCCATAGCCTCAAACTCTCTTACAGCCCCTTTGCTGGTAGGCTTAACAACATCTGCTACAGCAATGATGCCCAATACCTTTTCCTCATCGGCGAAATAAAGAGGGGTTTTCCCTTCCTCTGCCATTTTACTGCCTATCATATCCATATCATTTAAAGTAATATTATTCTCAATAATAAGCCTTAAATTCCCTGAAAAAATTTTCTTATTATTTACAACAGCTTCAATCCCCTGTCCGGGGATGGACAAAAAATTTACCACGGGATACAAGTCCATATTTTGGTCCTTTGCTTCTTCCACTACTGCCTCTGCTAAAGGGTGCTCAGAAAGTTTCTCTATGGATGCCGCCAGTGTAAGAAGCTGCTCCTGGCTTGTCTCACTATTTGTTAAAATATCAGTAACCTTAGGTTTCCCCTGGGTAAT contains:
- a CDS encoding HAD family hydrolase; the encoded protein is MKIAVFDFDGTLYPFDTLPFLCKQLKSNSRFTYYRVMTTLVLLYVIYKLKIISGEIIKERALFTFMKSFRGFNEEEINDFFRNAYQLMKKDLNPEVVKEAETLKASGYILVVVSGACKPLVNFLGEDLGFDLVIGTEFSLNEGILKAEEDITYISGENKAAALLKILPSEEINFQESFAFADSYSDISILEMVGNPVAVNPERELYKLAVEKNWRVMGKPK
- a CDS encoding metal-sensing transcriptional repressor; the protein is MRADKQKITRLLKTAKGQIEGILKMVEDDRYCIDISNQIMAAESILRKTNKEIIHAHMSNCVKEAFQSGNENEKIEEIIEILDKISK